A section of the Streptomyces xinghaiensis S187 genome encodes:
- a CDS encoding ABC transporter ATP-binding protein, whose amino-acid sequence MPGPAGRMMGGPVERSMDFKGSGRRLLRRLRPERAVLWAMLAMSAAGIALSVAGPLILGRATDLVFAGVIGRRTPEGATQEEVVENARRAGDGNIADMLSAMDFTPGQGIDFDAVGAVLLTALAVYAAAGLFMLVQGRLAALAINRTVFRMREDVQAKLSRLPLAYFDRQPRGEVLSRATNDIDNIAQTLQQTMSQLLNALLTVVGVLAMMFWVSPLLALVALVTVPVSVAVAAAVGKRAQPQFVAQWKTTGQLNAHIEEMYTGHALVKVFGRQRESAEAFREQNEALYRSGFRAQFISGIMQPAMMFIGNLSYVLVAVAGGLRVASGALSIGDVQAFIQYSRQFSQPLTQVASMANLLQSGVASAERVFGLLDEEEQEPDGPSPAPLPSPAGPGRSAARGGRVALEHVAFRYRPEKPLIEDLSVTVEPGQTVAIVGPTGAGKTTLVNLLMRFYEVTGGRITLDGTDIAALPREELRSRIGMVLQDTWLFGGTIAENIAYGAADPGAVSRERVEEAARAAHADRFVRTLPEGYDTVIDDDGTGVSAGEKQLLTIARAFLSDPVILVLDEATSSVDTRTEVLIQHAMAGLSAGRTSFVIAHRLSTIRDADVILVMESGAIVEQGTHESLLAAGGAYARLYAAQFAEAVAEVD is encoded by the coding sequence CTGCCCGGCCCGGCCGGGCGGATGATGGGCGGCCCCGTCGAACGGTCCATGGACTTCAAGGGCTCCGGACGGCGGCTGCTGCGCCGGCTGCGCCCCGAACGAGCGGTGCTCTGGGCCATGCTGGCGATGAGCGCGGCCGGCATCGCGCTCTCCGTGGCCGGGCCGCTCATCCTGGGCCGCGCCACCGACCTGGTGTTCGCCGGAGTGATCGGCCGGCGGACGCCGGAGGGCGCCACCCAGGAGGAGGTGGTGGAGAACGCGCGCCGCGCGGGCGACGGCAACATCGCCGACATGCTCTCCGCGATGGACTTCACCCCCGGGCAGGGCATCGACTTCGACGCGGTGGGCGCCGTCCTGCTGACCGCGCTGGCCGTCTACGCGGCCGCCGGCCTCTTCATGCTCGTCCAGGGCAGGCTGGCCGCCCTCGCCATCAACCGCACCGTCTTCCGGATGCGGGAGGACGTGCAGGCCAAGCTGTCCCGGCTGCCGCTGGCGTACTTCGACCGGCAGCCGCGCGGCGAGGTGCTCAGCCGGGCCACCAACGACATCGACAACATCGCGCAGACACTCCAGCAGACGATGAGCCAGCTGCTCAACGCGCTGCTGACGGTGGTCGGGGTGCTGGCGATGATGTTCTGGGTGTCGCCGCTGCTGGCCCTGGTCGCGCTGGTCACCGTGCCGGTGTCGGTGGCGGTCGCGGCGGCCGTGGGCAAGCGGGCGCAGCCGCAGTTCGTGGCGCAGTGGAAGACCACCGGGCAGCTCAACGCGCACATCGAGGAGATGTACACCGGGCACGCCCTGGTGAAGGTCTTCGGGCGGCAGCGGGAGTCGGCGGAGGCGTTCCGCGAGCAGAACGAGGCGCTGTACCGCTCCGGTTTCCGGGCCCAGTTCATCAGCGGGATCATGCAGCCGGCGATGATGTTCATCGGCAATCTCAGCTATGTGCTGGTGGCGGTGGCCGGCGGGCTGCGGGTGGCCTCGGGCGCGCTGTCCATCGGGGACGTGCAGGCGTTCATCCAGTACTCGCGGCAGTTCAGCCAGCCGCTGACGCAGGTGGCGAGCATGGCCAACCTGCTGCAGTCGGGGGTCGCCTCGGCCGAACGCGTCTTCGGGCTGCTGGACGAGGAGGAGCAGGAGCCGGACGGGCCGTCGCCGGCCCCGCTCCCGTCCCCGGCGGGGCCCGGGCGGTCCGCGGCGCGCGGCGGCCGGGTCGCCCTGGAGCACGTCGCGTTCCGCTACCGGCCGGAGAAGCCGCTCATCGAGGACCTGTCGGTGACCGTCGAGCCCGGGCAGACCGTCGCGATCGTCGGCCCGACCGGCGCCGGCAAGACCACCCTCGTCAATCTGCTGATGCGGTTCTACGAGGTGACGGGCGGGCGGATCACCCTGGACGGCACGGACATCGCCGCGCTGCCGCGCGAGGAGCTTCGCTCCCGGATCGGCATGGTCCTCCAGGACACCTGGCTGTTCGGCGGCACCATCGCGGAGAACATCGCGTACGGGGCGGCGGACCCGGGGGCGGTGAGCCGGGAGCGGGTCGAGGAGGCGGCGCGGGCCGCGCACGCGGACCGCTTCGTCCGCACCCTGCCCGAGGGCTACGACACCGTGATCGACGACGACGGCACCGGCGTCAGCGCGGGCGAGAAGCAACTCCTCACCATCGCACGGGCGTTCCTCTCCGACCCGGTGATCCTGGTGCTGGACGAGGCGACGAGTTCCGTCGACACCCGCACGGAGGTGCTGATCCAGCACGCCATGGCCGGGCTCAGCGCGGGGCGCACGAGCTTCGTCATCGCGCACCGGCTGTCCACGATCCGCGACGCCGACGTCATCCTCGTCATGGAGTCCGGCGCGATCGTCGAACAGGGCACACACGAGAGCCTGCTGGCCGCGGGCGGCGCCTACGCACGGCTGTACGCGGCGCAGTTCGCGGAGGCGGTCGCGGAGGTGGACTGA
- a CDS encoding ABC transporter ATP-binding protein → MLFRLMRSRLAPYRRPVLLIVLLQFTQTLAALYLPALNADIIDNGVVMGDTGHILRTGGVMVAVTLVQAVCTIGAVYFAARTAMAVGRDVRAAVFDRVQSFSAREVGHFGAPSLITRTTNDVQQVQMLVLMSFTLMVAAPIMGVGGIVMALGQDVPLSGLLVAVVPVLGIAVAVVVRLLRPLFRLVQERLDTVNRVLREQITGIRVIRAFVKDDYERLRFERANAELTDVSLSTGRLLAFMFPLVMTVVNVAGVAVLWFGAHRIDSGGMQIGALTAFLSYLMQILMSVMMATFMFMMVPRAEVCAERIQEVLTTEPGVVPPADPVRALRRHGTLELRGAGFSYPGAEDAVLRDVTLTARPGETTAVIGSTGSGKSTLLHLIPRLIDATEGEVLVDGVDVKRLDPVLLAETVGLVPQKPYLFSGTVASNLRYGNPEATDEELWHALEVAQAREFVERLGTEAAEGGTGSGLEAPIAQGGSNVSGGQRQRLAIARALVRRPEIYLFDDSFSALDYATDAALRAALARETAEATVLIVAQRVSTIREADRIVVLDEGRVVGTGTHRELMAGNATYREIVLSQLTEEEAAA, encoded by the coding sequence GTGCTGTTCCGACTGATGCGCTCCCGCCTCGCCCCGTACCGGCGACCCGTGCTGCTGATCGTCCTGCTCCAGTTCACGCAGACGCTCGCGGCCCTCTATCTGCCCGCGCTCAACGCGGACATCATCGACAACGGCGTGGTGATGGGCGACACCGGGCACATCCTGCGCACCGGCGGCGTCATGGTCGCGGTCACCCTGGTCCAGGCCGTGTGCACCATCGGCGCGGTGTACTTCGCCGCCCGGACCGCCATGGCCGTCGGCCGGGACGTCCGGGCCGCCGTGTTCGACCGGGTGCAGAGCTTCTCCGCGCGCGAGGTCGGCCACTTCGGAGCGCCCTCGCTGATCACCCGGACCACCAACGACGTCCAGCAGGTGCAGATGCTGGTGCTGATGTCGTTCACGCTGATGGTCGCCGCGCCCATCATGGGCGTCGGGGGCATCGTGATGGCCCTCGGCCAGGACGTGCCGCTGTCCGGCCTGCTGGTGGCCGTGGTGCCGGTGCTGGGCATCGCGGTGGCCGTGGTCGTGCGGCTGCTGCGCCCGCTGTTCCGCCTGGTGCAGGAGCGGCTGGACACCGTCAACCGGGTGCTGCGGGAGCAGATCACCGGCATCCGCGTCATCCGCGCCTTCGTCAAGGACGACTACGAGCGGCTGCGCTTCGAACGGGCCAACGCCGAGCTGACCGACGTCTCGCTGAGCACCGGCCGGCTGCTCGCCTTCATGTTCCCGCTGGTGATGACGGTGGTGAACGTCGCCGGGGTGGCCGTGCTCTGGTTCGGCGCCCACCGGATCGACAGCGGCGGCATGCAGATCGGCGCGCTCACCGCCTTCCTCTCCTATCTGATGCAGATCCTGATGTCGGTGATGATGGCCACCTTCATGTTCATGATGGTGCCGCGCGCCGAGGTCTGCGCCGAGCGGATCCAGGAGGTGCTGACCACCGAGCCGGGCGTCGTCCCGCCCGCCGATCCGGTGCGCGCCCTGCGCCGGCACGGAACGCTGGAGCTGCGCGGCGCGGGCTTCAGCTACCCCGGCGCCGAGGACGCGGTGCTGCGGGACGTCACCCTGACCGCCCGGCCCGGGGAGACCACGGCCGTGATCGGCTCCACCGGCAGCGGCAAGAGCACGCTGCTGCACCTCATACCCCGGCTGATCGACGCCACCGAGGGCGAGGTCCTGGTCGACGGCGTGGACGTGAAGCGGCTGGACCCCGTGCTGCTGGCCGAGACGGTCGGGCTGGTGCCGCAGAAGCCGTACCTCTTCTCCGGCACGGTGGCCTCCAATCTCCGCTACGGCAATCCCGAGGCGACCGACGAGGAGCTGTGGCACGCCCTGGAGGTCGCCCAGGCGCGGGAGTTCGTCGAACGGCTGGGCACCGAGGCGGCCGAGGGGGGAACCGGCTCGGGTCTGGAGGCGCCGATCGCGCAGGGCGGCTCCAACGTCTCCGGCGGGCAGCGGCAGCGGCTGGCCATCGCCCGCGCCCTGGTGCGGCGCCCGGAGATCTACCTCTTCGACGACTCCTTCTCCGCCCTCGACTACGCCACCGACGCCGCGCTGCGGGCCGCTCTGGCGCGCGAGACGGCCGAGGCGACGGTGCTGATCGTCGCGCAGCGGGTGAGCACCATCCGCGAGGCCGACCGCATCGTCGTCCTCGACGAGGGCCGCGTCGTCGGCACCGGCACCCACCGCGAACTGATGGCGGGCAACGCCACCTACCGGGAGATCGTGCTCTCCCAGCTCACCGAAGAGGAGGCCGCGGCGTGA